The Sulfurimonas lithotrophica genome includes a region encoding these proteins:
- a CDS encoding flagellar hook-basal body protein — protein sequence MQTGYYGAAAGMVVQFNRLDNIANNLANVNTNGFKEDNVVVGDFMRLYKEARDELPNENQTKEAAQFINRTMAKTPHIVDEYTNHNVGSMQKTQNDLDMALSREGLFFLVKTPEGIRLTRDGSFIKDDEGKLTTKQGYEVLPNDYFNSKTGISFDESDAMVEIDKNGQMYTNVPGGFTQVQKQKLFVANPDNLDMLKKVGDNLYEYKGTEQLKPLEESGAVFQGFVEKSNVNPVKMMTQMIEANRLVGMYQKVMDSQMNDMNRDAIEKIAKKA from the coding sequence ATGCAAACAGGTTACTATGGTGCTGCAGCAGGAATGGTTGTCCAGTTTAATCGTTTGGATAATATTGCCAATAATTTGGCAAATGTTAATACAAACGGTTTTAAAGAGGATAATGTAGTTGTCGGTGATTTTATGCGTTTATATAAAGAAGCTAGGGATGAGCTTCCAAACGAAAATCAAACAAAAGAAGCTGCACAGTTTATAAACAGAACAATGGCAAAAACACCGCATATTGTAGATGAATACACAAATCACAATGTCGGCAGTATGCAAAAAACTCAAAATGATTTGGACATGGCATTATCACGTGAAGGTTTGTTTTTTTTAGTAAAGACTCCTGAAGGAATCAGATTGACGCGTGACGGTTCATTTATAAAAGATGATGAAGGAAAACTTACTACCAAGCAAGGATATGAAGTTTTGCCGAATGATTATTTTAATTCAAAAACGGGTATATCGTTTGATGAAAGCGATGCTATGGTTGAGATAGATAAAAACGGTCAAATGTACACAAATGTTCCCGGAGGTTTTACTCAAGTTCAAAAACAAAAGCTTTTTGTTGCCAACCCAGATAACTTAGATATGTTAAAAAAAGTCGGAGATAATCTTTATGAGTATAAAGGTACGGAACAACTTAAGCCTTTGGAAGAAAGTGGGGCAGTTTTTCAGGGTTTTGTTGAAAAAAGCAATGTAAATCCCGTGAAGATGATGACACAGATGATTGAAGCGAATCGTTTGGTGGGAATGTATCAAAAGGTAATGGATTCACAGATGAATGATATGAACCGCGATGCAATTGAAAAAATAGCTAAAAAAGCTTAA
- the rpoD gene encoding RNA polymerase sigma factor RpoD has translation MTAKELNKAIDTFFSEHKSKDCATYESLIELFEKQPTAAQAKNIFKLATKHKVCLYTASEHAKQLNDKEAEARRDAQRKMLENNETDKFDILKEHELLEWSRSDSPVRMYLREMGQIPLLTKEEEIEISKKIENGESIIIDAICSVPYLIDFILDYKEPLINRERRVKELFRSFEDDNNNDDDDSDSNDDESNEDGEKTLSAKDKSRVEKVTTSFKALEKAKKDWVKFNSKAPEDLDSREMDEEIVTYFLGSTFKKQILKENLLELGPTSKLINELVRSMETALKSDEGYDKELKRLEYKLPLFNATLRANHKILVDKICSLSKEDILNMVPEATMVSTYMEIKKLVQTKEASKNSFDMEPEKLADILEQIKRGKNISEISKTKMAKSNLRLVVSIAKRYTNRGLPFLDLIQEGNIGLMKAVDKFEYQKGYKFSTYATWWIRQAISRAIADQARTIRIPIHMIETINRINKIMRKHLQEHGKEPDVETIAEDVGLSVEKVKNVIKITKEPISLEAPIGSEEDGRFGDFIEDKTSLSPSDAILKDDLKVQIEQVLEQLNEREKAVIKLRFGIMDDESDRTLEEIGKELTVTRERVRQIESSAIKKLKHPKVGRKLKNYIEE, from the coding sequence ATGACAGCAAAAGAACTCAACAAAGCGATAGACACATTCTTTAGTGAACATAAATCAAAAGATTGTGCAACTTATGAGTCCCTAATTGAACTTTTTGAAAAACAGCCCACAGCTGCACAAGCAAAAAATATATTTAAATTAGCAACAAAACATAAAGTATGTCTTTATACTGCAAGCGAACATGCAAAACAGCTAAACGACAAAGAAGCTGAAGCTAGACGCGATGCACAAAGAAAAATGCTTGAAAACAACGAAACGGATAAGTTTGATATTTTAAAAGAGCATGAACTTCTTGAATGGTCTCGTTCAGATTCTCCCGTTCGTATGTATCTTAGAGAAATGGGACAAATCCCTCTTCTAACAAAAGAAGAAGAGATAGAAATATCTAAAAAAATAGAAAACGGTGAGAGCATTATAATAGATGCAATATGTTCCGTACCGTATTTGATAGATTTTATACTTGACTATAAAGAGCCTTTAATAAATCGTGAGAGACGCGTCAAAGAGCTTTTTAGAAGTTTTGAGGATGATAACAACAACGATGATGATGATTCGGATTCAAACGACGATGAATCAAATGAAGATGGAGAAAAAACTTTAAGTGCTAAAGATAAATCACGTGTAGAAAAAGTTACAACAAGCTTTAAAGCACTTGAAAAAGCTAAAAAAGACTGGGTTAAGTTTAACTCAAAAGCTCCCGAAGATTTAGATTCAAGAGAGATGGACGAAGAGATAGTTACATACTTTTTAGGTTCAACTTTTAAAAAGCAAATCTTAAAAGAAAACCTACTTGAACTAGGTCCAACTTCTAAACTTATTAATGAACTTGTACGTTCGATGGAGACGGCACTTAAAAGTGATGAAGGTTATGATAAAGAGCTTAAACGTCTTGAATACAAACTGCCTCTTTTTAATGCCACTCTAAGAGCAAACCATAAAATTCTTGTAGATAAAATATGTTCGCTTTCAAAAGAAGATATATTAAATATGGTTCCGGAAGCTACAATGGTTTCTACATATATGGAGATTAAAAAGCTTGTTCAAACCAAAGAAGCTTCTAAAAACTCTTTTGACATGGAACCTGAAAAGTTAGCCGACATATTAGAGCAGATTAAGCGTGGTAAAAATATATCTGAGATATCTAAAACCAAAATGGCAAAATCTAACCTAAGACTTGTTGTATCGATTGCTAAACGTTATACAAATCGCGGCCTTCCTTTTCTTGATTTAATTCAAGAAGGAAATATTGGTCTAATGAAAGCAGTTGATAAGTTCGAATATCAAAAAGGTTACAAGTTCTCTACATATGCCACATGGTGGATTCGTCAGGCGATTAGCCGTGCCATTGCTGATCAGGCAAGAACTATCCGTATCCCTATACATATGATCGAGACTATCAATCGTATAAATAAAATTATGCGTAAACATCTTCAAGAACACGGTAAAGAGCCGGATGTTGAAACAATTGCAGAGGATGTAGGGCTTTCAGTAGAGAAAGTTAAAAACGTTATTAAAATCACTAAAGAGCCAATCTCTCTTGAAGCACCTATCGGTAGTGAAGAAGATGGTCGCTTTGGTGACTTTATCGAAGACAAAACATCTCTTAGTCCTTCAGATGCAATATTAAAAGATGATTTAAAAGTTCAAATAGAACAAGTTCTTGAACAATTAAACGAGCGTGAAAAAGCAGTTATTAAACTTCGTTTTGGAATTATGGATGATGAGAGTGACAGAACTTTAGAAGAGATAGGGAAAGAGTTAACCGTTACACGTGAACGTGTTCGTCAAATAGAATCTAGTGCTATTAAAAAGCTTAAACACCCTAAAGTGGGTCGTAAGCTTAAAAATTACATAGAAGAATAA
- the flgG gene encoding flagellar basal-body rod protein FlgG yields the protein MMQSLYTASTGMLGMQTQIDTTANNIANVNTIGFKKSRAEFADLMYSVMEYAGTATSDTTKSPTGIEVGLGVRPTAVNKIFSEGSLKQTDNQLDMAITGRGFFKLELPDGTEVYSRNGAFKMDDNGAIVNSDGYKLTPEIVVPEDSTNISVGTDGIVTVVLPGTTEATQIGQVTLTNFINPAGLHSMGDNLFVQTDSSGQPVEGVPGIDGLGTIRQGFVELSNVELVVELTDLITGQRAYDSNSKVITTSDEMLQTTNNLKR from the coding sequence ATGATGCAATCACTTTATACTGCTTCTACGGGGATGCTCGGGATGCAGACACAAATCGATACTACGGCAAATAATATTGCCAACGTAAACACTATAGGATTTAAAAAATCTCGTGCCGAGTTTGCAGACTTGATGTACAGTGTTATGGAGTATGCAGGAACCGCTACAAGTGATACTACCAAAAGTCCTACGGGTATAGAAGTGGGACTTGGGGTTAGACCTACTGCCGTAAATAAGATATTTTCAGAAGGTTCATTAAAACAAACCGACAATCAATTGGATATGGCTATTACCGGTCGAGGATTTTTCAAACTTGAACTGCCGGACGGAACTGAAGTATATTCCAGAAACGGTGCGTTTAAAATGGATGATAACGGAGCTATCGTAAATAGTGACGGTTATAAGTTAACACCTGAAATAGTTGTCCCTGAAGATTCTACGAATATAAGTGTCGGTACTGACGGTATTGTTACTGTTGTTTTACCTGGTACAACGGAAGCTACGCAGATTGGTCAAGTAACTCTTACAAACTTTATAAATCCTGCAGGTTTACACTCTATGGGCGATAATCTTTTTGTTCAAACAGACAGTTCAGGTCAACCTGTTGAAGGTGTTCCGGGAATTGATGGTTTAGGGACTATTAGACAAGGTTTTGTAGAATTAAGTAATGTAGAGTTAGTTGTTGAGTTGACGGATTTGATTACCGGTCAGCGTGCATATGACTCAAACTCTAAAGTTATTACGACAAGTGATGAGATGCTTCAAACCACAAACAATCTAAAAAGGTAA
- a CDS encoding diguanylate cyclase domain-containing protein has product MEYISLEYIFFVTFTLFIISFLFNLKQRNIIKDYQNNESSIVQNIFFDSITDLPNKNNIEIIITEHINSATRHNKSFYVLAIKALDYYNLKKDSNEKSDKLSVGIADAILSSIRDEDTTARVSEDEYIVVFNEYLEEKNHSIPIDRIKESLKNINVSYATCSYPKDADSTDSLIKSALTKL; this is encoded by the coding sequence ATGGAGTATATAAGTTTAGAATATATATTTTTCGTAACGTTCACTCTTTTTATTATTAGTTTTTTATTTAATTTAAAACAAAGAAATATAATAAAAGATTATCAAAATAACGAATCGAGTATTGTTCAAAATATTTTCTTTGACTCTATTACGGATTTGCCTAATAAAAATAACATAGAGATTATTATTACCGAGCATATAAATTCAGCTACAAGACATAATAAGTCTTTTTACGTACTTGCAATAAAAGCTTTAGATTACTACAACTTAAAAAAAGACTCAAATGAAAAATCCGACAAATTATCGGTTGGTATTGCAGATGCAATACTTTCATCAATAAGAGATGAAGATACCACCGCACGAGTTTCCGAAGATGAATATATAGTAGTATTTAATGAATACTTAGAAGAAAAAAACCATAGTATTCCTATAGATAGAATTAAAGAGTCGTTAAAAAATATAAATGTAAGCTATGCTACTTGTTCTTATCCAAAAGATGCCGACTCTACGGACTCTCTAATTAAGAGTGCACTCACCAAGCTTTAA